The sequence below is a genomic window from Phoenix dactylifera cultivar Barhee BC4 chromosome 8, palm_55x_up_171113_PBpolish2nd_filt_p, whole genome shotgun sequence.
AGTGATAAAAGTCGCATTCCAATCATCCATCATAACTGTTGACCTAAAAAATGGCTGAACTACCCACCGATCTTCCAACAATACCCCATATCTCCtgaagaaaaagggaaggaaCCCATCAGGGCCCAGGGGCCTTGTCCTCCCCCAAAGCCCACACCGCTCTCCTGATCTCTCGCTCAGACACCTCCGCAAACATAGCAGCGTTCTCCGACGGCCCGACCATCGTGTCCGAATGCGGGAAGACTGCCCCGCTATCCGAGCCCCCCTCCTCTGTCCACCTCGACTGGAAGAAGTCAACTAGGAGACGTCTGATCAAGCTCTCCTCCTCCAGTCGTGACCCCGCCTCATCCCTCGGGGATCTGATCATGCTCTGCTGTCTCCTGATGATGGTAGACCGGTAGAAAAACTAGATGTTCCTATCCCCTTCCTGCAACCACTAGATCCTAGACTTctgcctccaaaacacctcctgCTGCCTCAAAAGAGAATGATGCTCCGCAAGCCTCTGCCGAAGAGTACACATATTGTCCTCGAGGAGACCTCTCAAATTGTCCCCCATCCCCTGTAACTCCAAGATGGACGCCTCCACCTCCTCTAATCTCCTAAAAATGTCTCCCACACACTCACGATTCCATCGCTGAAGTCTGTGCCTAGTAAGCTCCAACCTGCTGAGAGATCCGCTACATGGTGTCGCCCGTACCGGCATCGCCCAGGCCTTTTGCACAACATTCCAAGAATGGGGGTACTCTAGCCACAATCTCTCGAAGCAGAATGGTAGGTGGTGGTGTGACTGGTCAACTGTGGAGAGTAGAAGTGGACGATGGTCAGAAGCAATCCGAACAAGGTGGCGCACTTGGAAAGCCGGAAACTGCTGAATCCAGCACAGCGACACAACGACCCTGTCGGTCCTCTTCCACACCTTGGTATattaggggagggaggaggcccTATCGATCCTCTCCCACACCCTTGTTCCACATGGTATATCACTTTGGAAGATATTGGCACTACCACGTTGCATCAGTCCGAACCAAAATGTCAAACGTTTTCCTTGGATGGGATTGGAGGAGGCCTTTGGCGAATTCTGTCATTGGCTTGACAACTATTCTCATTGGAGGGGGAAAAAAGGACCATCAATATTGTCGAgcgttattatttaaataaacaAAACATCTCGAGGATACGCCCGGCTGCCGCttactatgttttttttttttccgaagtGTCGCTTACTTTGTTGCGAGGGCATTTGATTTCATTAATGACACCATGAGACTTAGAGGGCTCGAACCGTGGCTTTCTTTCAATAAATTAGATATGCATTGCTCCTGCTCGGTCCATATACAATAGCTTTCATGGCAGATTTCCGTCCAAATCTGATCAATAAATCCAACTAAATTAGTTGGAATTCATGTTTGCTGAATATGTTATTTTTGGTATCAGTTTTGTTATTTTCTGATGCACTCGTTACAGTTTTTTGGATGAGACTTACTAAATGCACCACGAATTTTTCCTtctcaaaacaaaaagaaaacactTGGAATATTAGAGATCCCTGGTCACTGGAAAAATTTACATGGGTTCGAAACAGTAGTCTTGGGAGTTTTTTCTTTCGTATGGGTCAGCATTCATCATGCCTAACCACCTGGGCAAGATCAGGCTAAGGACAAGCCTGAATGCCTGATAGAAGGGTTTAATGGGCAAGTGAAGACCCAAGCCAAGTTGTCTTCACCAAAAACacaaaatgaaaacaaaaaacaagatatttaaaaaaaaaaaagagaaacagagAGAGTACCTAGGCCGAGAGGTCCTAACTGGCTCATTTGCATCTCTGGAAATGGTATGGAAGAAATGATGTTAAAGAAACAAGGACTTGGCTTTACCTACATCTTTGTGTAAGTTTAATTAAGTCATCTACATATAAAATGGATCGTGCAAAACCCTAAACTTGTGGGTGTCatattctctttcttttagGGACTACACAATTTGAATCTAAATTATGCAATGTGTAGTGGATCTTTCTAACTGAGCCCAATGAGTGTAATATCATTTTCACCACGACGACGCTCGTTGGAGCAGCAAAGGTCTGTTAGAGTAGTCGCTACTAAGATTGAATCAGGTCTCTTCGACATGATTCTATATTAGAGCTGATCGTGGGCTAGACCTTGGacatatttatttttggttggGCTTCAGGCTGGATCTAATTAAAATTTGGCAGTTTCTGTATGCCCAAGTCCGGCGTATGATCGGCCCTATTCTGCATAAACTTTCAGAAAAACTATTACTCAAGTAAAAAATAAGCTTATTTTAAAAATCAGCAAAAAGTCGATagatgaagggaaaaaaaaaaagagagatagtGGTCTTGAAACTCTATCACATTAATGAATCCGTGGGCCATTTGGTTAAGTTACAATCAATGTAATatagaataatttataattctcCTTTCAGTTGATTTAATGCAATACTTGGATATTGTAGTAGATAATGAATGCCTAAAAAGCTCTTGCTAACATAAACCAGCatcttatttatttaagaaagaaAACTAATGAATGCCTGGGATTCGCAACGACTCCAACAACCCCCTCTCCCTTTTTCGCGAGAAAGTGACCTAAGTATTCTTGAAGTTAATAAAACACAAAAAAGCCCCGTACCGACATGTTGTCTCTGTACTGCTTTAATTGAGTATCACTACAACCGTATTATGATTGCTAGGGAtgacatgctaaaatccatatTATTGTTACACTCCATGTATATATGGTTTAATTAACCTACTATTCGGGTTACATCCTTGATCCGGCTGTGACACAATTTTGGAGGGAATCCAAAAAAATTGAGTCCAATCCGAAAAAGTATGTATCACCGAACGTTATACCATAATAATGAAATACCTATATGTAGTGTTTATATTTTTCTCTGAactcaaaattttaattaaatgttCTTATGCAATGCCACATTTGGTTGGAAAGCAAGATTGACAATAACACGTCCACGATTTAAGATAAAGCTACTAAAGATTGTACGAGGAGCCGAAGACAACCCCCTCAAACTTGACTACTTAGAATCAAGAcctggtatatatatatatatatatatatatatatatatatatatactggtatatagttttttttttcttgcaatgGCTAGAAATGAAAGTCTATATCTTagttaattataattagataaGATACACTTGCCATCAGATCAGTTGAATGTTTGCTTCCCGCGACCTAAGTATTAGACCTGGTAGTTTGGACTTTGGACTCCTAAGTATTACACTACCGTAGCAGGAGCGAGGGGAAAGGTAGTTGGGGCAGCTGCGCTAATTTTGGCAGTCCAATTCATCTGATCAGCTGACCAAATTAATTAACCAAGCAAATGGATGCCTTGCCCAAGCCTTCCAAAGCCTACTTTTGATGGGTTCGGGTCGTATCTTCTTTGCACGACGTCAACCGTTGCATTGCATCCCGCACGGTTTTCGAAGCGGCCATTTGCGGGATCCAACGGTGAATTCgcgcgaaggaaggtgaatccttctttcacgCGGACATGCAACCCCCGTCCCTTGCTCATCGCTCCGGTGACAGGTGTCCATCATTGAAAGGGACGACGTGGCGCACAGATCCTCGGTGCGAAACACCGGATCCCGATTCCCGCCCCGGCTGCTGTTTGGTGGGGTCCCCGTCTAAACTACCCATCTGCCTCATTCATTGCCCGCTCACAAGCCTTTAAATTCTCCCCATGAATCCTCTCCTCCAAGACAGGCTTCTCCTTTCAACTCCTGTTTCCACATAAAGAAACGCAGCAGAAAGGAGGCAGTCTACAATCTACGTGCAGAGAAGGGGAAAACCAAATCCAAGAAGAAATCGAAAGATATATAGGTAGAGAGTGGTAAATTGAGATCCTTCACAAGATGCCGGCCGCGCCGATGACTGATTTCTCGAGCTCGGTCAAGCTCAAGCATGTCAAGCTGGGATACCAGTACTTGGTGAACAACTTCCTGACCTTCCTCCTCGTCCCGTTCATGGCCACAATGGCCGTCGAGCTAGTCCGCCGCGGCCCCGACGAGGTCATCGGGCTGTGGCGGTCCCTCCATCTCGACCTCGTCGAGATCCTCTGCTTGGCGTTCTTGATAGTGTTCGCTGCCACGGTCTACTTCATGTCGCGGCCCCGGCCAGTGTACCTGGTGGACTACGCCTGCTTCAAGCCCCCGAATAGCTGCCGCGTCCCCTTCGCCACCTTCATGGAGCACACACGGCTCATCAACTCCGACCCCAAGAGCGTCCGGTTCCAGACTCGCATCCTCGAGCGCTCCGGCCTCGGAGAGGAGACCTGCCTCCCCCCGGCCAACCACTACATCCCCCCCAACCCCACCATGGAGGCCTCCCGCGCCGAGGCCCGGCTCGTCATCTTCTCCGCCATCGACGACCTCATCAAGAAAACCGGCCTCAAGCCCAAGGACATCGATATCCTCGTCGTCAACTGCAGCCTCTTCTCTCCCACGCCGTCCCTGTCGGCGATGATCGTGAACAAGTACAAGCTCCGCAGCAACATCCGAAGCTTCAACCTCTCCGGCATGGGATGCAGCGCGGGGTTGATCTCCATCGACCTCGCCCGCGATCTCCTTCAGGTGCACCCGAACTCGAACGCCCTCGTCGTCTCGACGGAGATCATCACGCCCAACTTCTACTCCGGCAACCAGCCGTCGATGCTCCTGCCCAACTGCCTCTTCCGCATGGGCGCCGCCGCGATCCTGCTGTCGAACCGCCCCCGCGAGGCCCGGCGCGCCAAGTACCGGCTTGTCCACGTGGTGCGCACCCACAAGGGCGCCGACGACCGGGCCTACTTCTGCGTCTACGAGGAGGAGGACGCCGAGGGCCACTCGGGGATCTCGCTGTCCAAGGACCTCATGGCGATCGCCGGGGAGGCGCTCAAGTCCAACATCACCACCATCGGCCCGTTGGTTCTGCCGGTGTCCGAgcagctgctcttcttcttcaccctcGTCGGCCGGAAGCTCATCAACTCGAAATGGAAGCCCTATATCCCCGACTTCAAGCTGGCTTTCGAGCACTTCTGCATCCACGCCGGCGGCCGCGCGGTGATCGACGAGCTGCAGAAGAGCCTGCAGCTGTCGCCGGAGCACGTCGAGGCGTCCCGCATGACGCTGCACCGCTTCGGCAACACCTCCAGCAGCTCCCTCTGGTACGAGCTCAACTACATCGAGTCCAAAGGCCGGATGCGGCGCGGCGACCGGGTGTGGCAGATCGGCTTCGGCAGCGGCTTCAAATGCAACAGCGCTGTCTGGAAGTGCATCCGCACCATCAAGACCCCCGTCGATGGCCCCTGGTTCGACTGCATCCACCACTACCCAGTCCCCATCCCGGAGGTCGTCAAGCTCTGATGGAGGAAGTTAGTTCGCCCACCAAGGATCCATCACACATCACCAACCATCAGCTAATGCAtatatttcttctttcttcttcttcttcttttcctctctctatcAGTATCCGCTCTCTATCGATCGGTGCTTGTATTTGGTTAAACGGTATAGTTAATATCGGTAACACATGCAGTCTCCTGGGTCAAAAACTAGATTGGGGTTTTGAGAAGAGGACGTGTCCGTCCGACTGTATACTGTAACTCAATGCCGTTAATACATGCTTAGTCTATGCGACTATGCCATTGCCGGTTTTCGACGCGGGACTGATGGATGAGTGACTATTGGCTGGACCAGGTCCACCGCTCACTGATGGACCGGTCCAACTGCATGTGGAGCAACATGCGTCCGCCAACTTAGCGGTGGATATGGTCCAaccaaaaattatatacatTGATGAGAGTTAGAGGCCAAGGAAACATGAAGCTCCTATTTTGCCATATTTTCTCTAGTGTAGAAAAAATCCAAAAGTCAAATAAGAGTAGAACTCTTCCTACTAACAGAGTACGTCAATtccataattaaaaaaataaaaactacacGTGCCAAAAGAGATCGTTCATGAAGAGAGACAATatgtattctttttctttttcatccaaCCTCTCTATTTATCATCTTCCTTATCAAGCTGTCTATTCTATTCGTATGGGCACTATAGAATATCATATTGAGCGGCATTCCTATTTCGCCACGTTTCTTTTGGCGCTCATTTTAAAGAgaaaatccaaaaattaaataaagataGAACTCTTACTGATAGAGTCCGTCGATcccataattttaaaaaaatataaaaaaacttATGCGCTAAAAGTGTGAGGGCTCGTGTGGGCGTGCGTATAGtctcatatcggttattcgcttgatagatcttggatacttatgtgGAATCGAGGAACccaaaaaaataccttccgactagccattttaggCAAGGTCCTGAGTTGTAACAAATGATATTATAACTAACTTGGCTCATAGCTTATGTAGACTAGAGACATTACAACATGGGTTCATGGAGGTTGACCGCTAGGCGATCTTGGtggttgtgattagatttgaatggatttagacTCTTATCCTAATGAGAACATTGGAGCATAAACGGggaaagtatgtgaggacccgtacggacgtatatttagtctcacatcgattATTCCATAGGTatatcttgggtatttatacaggaacaacaaatccaaataataccttccgactaatctttttaggtgaggtattaggttgttataaatggtgtCAAAGCGAACTCGGCTAATAGCCTATGTAGACTATCGGACActgcaacatgaatttatggAGGCTGACCATAGGCCAATCGTGGTACTTGTGattgatttgaatggatttaaacccttagcctgacgagaatgTCAGGGTTTGAACGAGGAAAATATGTGACGACCCATGTAggcgtgtgtttaatcccacatcagttattcgttgggtagatcttaggtacttataaaAGGATCaataaacccaaataatactttccacctagctattttgggtgaaatCGTGAATTGTGACAAAAAGATATTGTCTAACAAGAGAGAGCGGCTGCATTTTTTTTCTCGTCTAGTCTCTCCATCTATCCTCTTTTTTATCGAGTTGTCTATCTCATTGGTGAggtctttcttctccttcctagtttctttcttctcctctggATCCTTCTATTTTTTAGAATCTCTACGCCTAAGAGTTTATAAAATTTAAGGCATGATATGAATATAATTTCTTATATTAGATAAAGCTAAAAAACTATGTATTGGTACTGACGAATACTATTTTCTAAAAACTATTTATGAATTTACCTAGAGGTGTGTATTAGCTTGTGAGATGATTAATTTGCttgttttaaaaattatatatcgaTTTACCTAAAGATGTATATTTGATCACTACTCTATGTGGATTAAATAAACTAAAAGTATGTATCAAGAAGTCGACAAGTATGTATTACCAACCATATAGTGTGTACTCGTGAATATGATgttctaaaaattatatatcaatTTGCTTAAAAGTGTGTATTTAGTTGCTAGATgactaatttgttaagtatgtATTATTTAACTATGTACCGTATATTGGTGAATACTATGTTCTTAAAAGTGTGTATCGACTTATCTAGATGTATTGTTAGCTTACTAAATgattaaggccctgtttgggagagctgttggcagtagagcttttgaaagtagagctgttggaagtagagctttctgaagtagaacttttatgaaaagttgtttgctatttggtaactacatttctaaagtactgtggtactttaacatgtatttggtaaataaattgagaaagtacttttgtatgataaATTACTATAAAGGATATTAcgtagtattatacaatagagcatactaaaatataatatatattaatatataaatatatgatatagtataatattactataatataatataatattattataatatagtaatataacattatatactatagcataataatttaatataatattaaattatttaacataacatatcaatgtattacgatataatataatataatattgtatttataatataatacaataataaaggtacaaaatattataattattagcatacattaatttttcataatataacataatattaaattatttaacataatatcataatgtattatgatataatgtaatatagtattatatttatagtataatacaataatagaaaataagaatACCTTTTCTTGCACGAAAAGGAGTCTGATCCACGACTAGGATTTTTTGTTAGGGCTCCagtagatttttaggtttataaagggacaaagtatgcaattgttatattttattatgggtattttagttataaaaaaaagttttttgatAAAACTCAAAAAAGCTTttttggaaagctccaaaatagagcttctctcataaagctatttttagctttctggaaaagctaaaacagtTTTCCGAAATTTTTACAAACcttctttttcatccaaaattaCTTTTGgaggccaaaaagtacttttgggccctccaaaagctctccaaACGGAGCCTAATTTGTTAAGTGTGTCTTATTTGACTATGTATTGTATATTGATGAACGCTATATTCTTCAAATTGTGTATCAATTTGTCTAGATGTATTGTAAGCTTACTAAGTGACTAAGGCCATATTTGGGGGAggttttggagggccaaaaagtactttctggtgctccaaaagcacttttagataaaaatggtgtttggtaaaaattttggaaagctgtttcagctttttcggaaagttgAAAACAACTTTTTGGCAGAagatccattttggagctttccgaaaatgttgttttgagctttgtcggaaagctctatttttaaccaaaatacccccatttaatttcttttttcttccaaaatgCTCATCTCACCGCTTGTTTGTCCCCTACCCACTCCCCCGCCGTCGCCCCCATGCCCTCGCCCCTacggtggggaggtgccgaagaagaggaagcaaggtCGTCTCCCCCTTCCCGCGGCCATCGCCGGCCATGATGTCCTCGTCACGGATGgtgaggtgccgaagaagaaggaggtcgGTCCTCGCGGATGTCCCCGCCCCCATGGTGgggatgtgccaaagaagaggaagaagaaggggacaCCCTCCTGCTTTCTGCGGCCGTCACCGGCCATGACCCACCCCCCTCCCACGTCCACCATGGCCCGGCCCCTTTCCGGTGTCGTCGGCCTCGCAGGAGGAGAATATTTTGTAGGGGGCCGGCTGCGGCCACCGAGACTGCCGCAGGCGCTGCCGGCCACAGCCcgaccccctcccgcggccgccggcgCTTGGCCCTTTTCCAGCGCCGCCGGCTgcgcaggaggagaagaaaggagaaggggggagaggaaggaaggagaagaagagaagaaaaaagaaaaaaaagaaaagaaaaaaaagaagaaaaagaataaataatgaataaatgtataaataaatatgtatataaatgaatgaataaataaataaataaggtaataaataatatatatttcaataaataaataataaataataaataaatgcataaatatatatatacatatatatatatatatatatgaatgagcatataaataaataaaaaataataatgagtgagtgacaGCTATACTTCCAACATGTGTAATGCCAGCAACTCTATAGGGCCTAATTTGCTTGGTAAGTATTATTTGGTGatgtgctgaatttttttttatatttttaaattatcagACTCGCGGCTTTGTTAGGAAGAAGAGCGTTTGACCTTTTGGATTTTTTCTTTAATACAATGCGGGATGAAACGTGACAAAATATGATTCCCGTGGTAATAGGGATCAATAATTGAGCCACGATTGGTGCAGGCGAGCGGTTTAAATGCGTTGGCGGCCGGCGTTGGTTGTTGGATGAGCTGTGCTAATTAAACGCAGCGGAAAGGGAAATGGCCATGCAACCGAGTTCCTCGGGGGAATAGGACGTCCGCTTGGGTTTGTTCGTTGGGCTATGGCGTGCATCACATCGCTCTCTCGCATAATTTTCCCACGCTTCAGCGAGCACGGGGTTAGTTTTGGGCGTCTGTTTTGGGTTCGTCTTGCGACTCCCATTTGATGGCTGATCGTACGCAGATAGTATTCTACATTTAAGCTGGAAACATAGCCATACTCGTCTTTTGCACCACCAAGTCAGATTCAAAAAGAATCGTTTCCACTTAGATCCCAACTTTTTTAATTAGCCACCCAAACTTCATTTTTGTTGCAATATGGCTCACCCGCCTACTTGGATCATGTCGCCACTAACGAAATGAAGAAAAAGACCAAAATATCCTTGAATTAGAGATGCCAGATCGAAGCTTTCATACGATCTCAAAGCGCTATGTCCTCTATGACTTATCCACCTATATGGATCTCAAAGTACTCCATCTTCTATTATCTATCCACTTGTacggatctcaaagcactcaatCTTCTATCTTTTACCCTCCATCCaattgcatagatctcaaagcactctttTGTCATTCAGTCGTtggcacaaatctcaaagcgctCCACCCTGTATCATTTATCGGTTTTGTATAGATCTTAACTTGCTTTATCCTTTGTCATTCATTCGCCTATGTAGATCTTAAAGCGCTTCATCCTCGATCATCCTTCCACCTGTACAGATGTCACACTCCATTCTCTCTCATCCATCCACCTGCGTGGTTCTCAAAGTCTCCATGCTCTATCATCCATCGATCTGCAACAAATATCAAAGTGCTCCATCCTCTATATTAATCTACtcacacagatctcaaagcaatctATCATTCACCATCCATTCACCTGCACAGATTTCAAAGTACTAAGTTCTTTGTTTATTATATGTTTGCATGAATCTCAAAAGCACTTCGTCTACGAGACTTTTCCTCCCCTCCCTTTCAATTCACGCCTAAACAAGCGTCCCTTGCTAGGTTATTAGGAAGGGTAAttctaaaaattaataaaaatttagTTATCAGGTGATTCGCATGTGATTATATTTTCTAACGAAGACAGACAATTGGACCATATTACAACGAATTTAAAGTTTTGATGGTTAACTAACACAATGGCATTTCAAGTTTTATGATCTAAATATAAATAGCTCAAACTTAAAAGGcgtctccatttttttttttttaaataattctaATGTACTTGTTTTATACATAATTGTGTATAAATGCAT
It includes:
- the LOC103695600 gene encoding 3-ketoacyl-CoA synthase 6-like, with amino-acid sequence MPAAPMTDFSSSVKLKHVKLGYQYLVNNFLTFLLVPFMATMAVELVRRGPDEVIGLWRSLHLDLVEILCLAFLIVFAATVYFMSRPRPVYLVDYACFKPPNSCRVPFATFMEHTRLINSDPKSVRFQTRILERSGLGEETCLPPANHYIPPNPTMEASRAEARLVIFSAIDDLIKKTGLKPKDIDILVVNCSLFSPTPSLSAMIVNKYKLRSNIRSFNLSGMGCSAGLISIDLARDLLQVHPNSNALVVSTEIITPNFYSGNQPSMLLPNCLFRMGAAAILLSNRPREARRAKYRLVHVVRTHKGADDRAYFCVYEEEDAEGHSGISLSKDLMAIAGEALKSNITTIGPLVLPVSEQLLFFFTLVGRKLINSKWKPYIPDFKLAFEHFCIHAGGRAVIDELQKSLQLSPEHVEASRMTLHRFGNTSSSSLWYELNYIESKGRMRRGDRVWQIGFGSGFKCNSAVWKCIRTIKTPVDGPWFDCIHHYPVPIPEVVKL